CTGGCGAATGTATTATCAATCATCGAGATGAGTTTATGAGCGCGCGCGAATTGCGCAATCGCTTTTAGATCCGGCACCACCATCAGCGGGTTTGCCATGGTCTCTACATAAATGGCTTTAGTTCCGGGCTTCAGCTTCGATTCCCACGAATCAGGGTCGTTACTGTTGATGAAATCGAACGAAAGACCAAGAGAAGCAAAGTCTTTGGTAATGAAATCATGGGTACCGCCGTACAGTTCTTCCTGAATCAGCAAATGATCACCCTGCGAAAGAACGGTCATTAAAGAAGTTGTAATTGCTGCCATTCCACTTGAAGTCACCAGGGCGGCTTCCGCGTTTTCCAGCGCTGCGAGTTTTTGCTGCAGCGCAAAGTGATTGGGAGTGTTGTTCAGTCGAATGTATCGCACGTCATGATAATCCGACTCTCCAAAAGTCTCAAACATTGCGGACTGAAAAATCGGAACGGTCACCGCGCCCTGAATGTGGGGTTCACCAGCATGCACTGCTTTGGTTTCCAAACGCTTCGGTAATCTCATGGTTATACAATCCTCCCAGAATAATCATACGCAAATCAGATGGACCAGAACAGATATAGTTGAAATGCACAGATACCGGTACAGTGTTTATGCAGCGCTTTTCGCAGAGGAGCGCAGCTGCTGACCGAGAAAACAACGCCCCGGGCATTGTAAGCAGCAGCATATTTTGGATTCAGAAACAGCGCGCGATTGAAGTCTGCAAGGGCTGAACTATATTTGCGGCGCACACAAAGTAAACCGCTCCTCTGTTCCGGTAAGCTTCATCCGGGTCTGGACTAATTGTCAGGCCAAATTTTGACGCTTCATTTCTTGGATTTGTTTATTAACCGCCAAGACGCCAGGGTCGCCAAGCAAAAATTACTTCTTTTGGTTCTTGGCGTTCCCGGGTCCCTTGGCGGTTATTATGACATACAGGTTTCTGCAAAGAACGGGGAGTGAAACCGTAACTAATTGATTTCAGAGGAAGAATCCAATGAAGTATTCGATTTTTAGTGTTTTATTGTTTCTCATTGCCTGCAGTAGTTTTGCAAATGAGCCGGCGCCTCCCTTGCCTTCGAAGTCATCGGACTGGCTCGAAGGAAAGCCTTTCGGATGGTCACAGTTGAAAGGCAAGGTAGTGCTGATGAATGTCTGGACGTTTCGCTGTTGGAACTCCTATCGTTCACTTCCCTGGGTCGTTTCTTTGAAAACGAAATTTCCACAGATGGAGCTGATCGGGATTCATTCACCCGAATTTGATCATGAGAAAGACCGGAACAAACTCCGTGAAACGATGGCCAGCTATAAAGTTACCTATCCGCAAGTTCTGGATGATGATTTCGCCTACTGGCGGCAGTTGAACAATCGTTACTGGCCCGCTTTTTATGTTGTAGATAAACAGGGAAAGATCCGTGGAAAGTTCGCAGGCGAAACACATCCAAATGATTCCCAGGCAAAACGAATTGAAGGGTTGATTGAAGAACTCATGAAAGAGAGTTTGTAAACAAAGTAGCGCGGCCGTCCCGGCTGCGGCTCTTCGCAGGCGAGACACCCGCGCTACTTCGACAAAAATGACTGAACGAGGTCGACATCCTCAGTGCTGCCGATGATCAATGGTGTGCGTTGATGCAGCTCATGTGGAACAACATCCAGGATTCTTTCCTGCTGGCTGATGGCCTTTCCGCCCGCTTGCTCGATGATCATTGCGAGCGGCGCGGCTTCGTACAACAGGCGAAGTTTTCCCTCCGGCTTTTTCACTGAACCGGGATAGAGGAATATTCCCCCGTAGAGCAGGGTGCGATGCACATCTGCAACGAGCGATCCGATATAGCGCGTTCCGTAAGGCCGCCCGGTAGGCTTGTCGACTTCTTTTATGTAATCCACGTAGCGTTTAATTCCATCGTCCCACGAATGATAGTTGCCTTCGTTCACGCTGTAATATTTTCCTTTCGAAGGGATGACGATGTCTTCATGCGAAAGCAAAAACTCACCGCAGCTCGGATCGTAGGTGAATCCATGAACTCCGTGGCCGGCAGTGTAAACGAACATGGTGCTGGAACCGTACACGATGTAACCCGCGCAGATCTGCTTGTGTCCCGGTTGCAAACAATCATCGAGCGTGCCGGGTCCTTTCGCTGTGATCCGCTTGTGTACGGAGAAGATGGTTCCAATCGTAACGTTCGCGTCAATGTTGCTGGAGCCATCCAGAGGATCAAACAGAAAAACATATTTACCGTGAGGATATCCTTCGGGAATCGAAAGAATCGAATGAGATTCTTCCGAAGCCATCACACAAAGTTGTCCGCCTCGTCCCAGGATTTCATGCAACACGCGGTTCGCATATTCATCCAGTTTCGTTACGCGCTCTCCATGAACATTTTCACTGCCTGTTAAACCCAGAATGTTCACAAGGCCGGCCTTTCGAACATCGCGTGCAATCAACTTTGCAGCCAGAGTGATATCGTTTAGCAATCCGGAAAATTCTCCTGTCGCATCCGGAAACTTTCGCTGTTGTTCCAGGATGTGGCGGGATATGGACATTACTTCATGTGGAATCATTTTTCACTCCTTACTCCTTTCACTATGGAGGGCGGCCGTCCCTGGCCGCCTGGCGGGCGCGAAGGCCCGCCCTCCGATTATAATTCGGAAGTTTGATATAATCACGCCAGTATCAGATCATGTCTAACTATATATGGATTACCTTCGATTGCTATGGCACTTTAATTGATTGGGAACTGGGAATTGCTGCCGCTTTCGAAAAAATGGCCATGGCTACCGGCCTCCCATTCAATCGAAATCAGGTTTTGAAACTCTACCGCAAATACGAAAAGGAGGAGGAAGTTCAATATCGCAGGTACCGCGACGTATTGACGCGTGTGGCCCGCCGCGTTTGTTTTGATCTTGGGCTGCAAACTGCAACTTACGATTTTCTAGCAGACAGTCTGCAGCGATGGAGGCCTTTTCCCGATACGAATGCAGCTCTGCAGAGACTTGCTCGAAAGCATAAGCTCGGAATCCTTTCCAACGTCGACAACGATATGCTCGCGCAAACCCGCAAACACTTAACGGTCAATTTTGATTTGATTGTAACCGCGGAAGACGTTTCATCCTACAAACCGGGGCTAAAACACTTTGAGGAAGCAAAGAGGAAGATTGCCAACGCTGACTGGATCCATGCTGCCCAGAGTTACGTTCACGATATTCTCCCGTGCAACCGGTTAGGAATCGAATCGGCCTGGATCAACAGGACGCATGAAACCTTAAAAGATAATGACGTAAAACCGCTTTTCAACGGTCCGGATCTTTACCGGTTTGCAAATTGGATCGAAGGAGTCGACTCCTCACCCAACTTATTGGGCTAATTCTTTGATCGCTTGAGCTTCTTGAACCGCTCGAACTTTTTTGCGCGCTTCTTCAAGAAGAAGATTCAGTTCTTCCAGTTGATTCGCCTGGGCTGTGTGTTGCGCCGCTTCCACAATAGAGGATGCAAGGGATAGAATTTCCGCTAATCTTTCGCTGAGATCCTTCAAGTTTGAAACGATCTCCCGTCTCTGGATTTCCGACTCGCGGTAGCGAAGCGCATTCCGGATTACGGATAAGAGACGTTCATTGTCAAATGGTTTTAACACATAATCCACCGCGCCCGCCTTCATGCATTGCACTGCTACTTCCTCATTTCCTTTTCCTGTTAGCATTACCACAAAACTTGTTGCGTAATGTTTGCTGACGTGGCGCAAAACATCCAGCCCATCCATGTTGGGCATCATATAATCCAGCAAAACGACTTCCGGATTGAACTTGCTGATTTCCTGCAAGGCGGTTTCGCCATCGGGAGCATCGTGCGTTTCGTATCCCTCCGATTCCAGCAAAAGTTTTAGAAAATCTACGAGGGTAGGGTCATCATCGACAATCAAAATTTTGTGCATAGTTAATCTCGCTTATAAGGCCTCGCCAAAATATTTTTTTACCTGGTCGACCACACCCCTCAGTTCCAATGGTTTTGCGATCACTGCTTCCGCGCCCATCAATAATGATTGATTCTGTTGTTCTAATTCTGCCAGGCTCGAGAGAATGATCACCGGAATATCGCGCGTCTGCGGCTCCGATTTGAGCTCACGCAATACATCCAGTCCTCCATGATCGTCCATCAGAAGTTCCAGCAGAATCAGGGAAGGGTTTACATCTTTGGCCCTGTCTAAAGCCTCTTTTCCGCCCAGTACGGTACTGACCTCGTATCCCTCCCTGGATAAACATTCGTCGAAGAATTCTAGTGTGGATGTGTCATCATCCACAATCATAATTTTTAGAGGCGCTTCCCGGGAATCAATCAAATCGCTGGCTTTTCCCAGAATTTGATGCAGTTTTTCCACATCGATTGGTTTTTCCAGATAATCGAATACGCCAAACGAGTCACCTTTTTCTTTATCGACAAGAACCGACAGGACGATCACCGGGATATTAGAAGTCAGTGGATCCGTACGCAATCTTTCCAGCAGATGGAATCCGTTCATGTCAGGTAGATAGATATCCAGAGTGATCAAATCCGGTTTATGTTCTCGCGCTATTGTTAGTGCGTCTTTTCCTGATTTTGCGGGTATAACTGCGAAACCCTCATCTTCCAGCAGCATTTTGATCATAGCGCTGACATCAGGATCATCTTCGATAATTTCCACCAACTTAGCGGGATGATGGGCTCGTGCCCCAAGAACCTTGGCAGGTCTCGTTTCTTGAGAATGTCTGTGTACAGGGAGTGTGAATGTGAATTTGCTGCCGGCGCCCTCTTTGCTTTCCACTTGAATTTTGCATCCATGGCCTTCAATGATTTCCTTCACAATGGCAAGACCCAATCCTGTTCCGCCGTATTTTCGAGTGGAGGAGCCATCCACCTGGTAGAATCGTTGAAAAATTTTTGTGAGGTGTTCCTTGGGAATGCCGATTCCGGTATCGGCAACGCTGACCTTTACAACTGCATCTTCGGTCCCGGGCGTTTCCAGATCAATCCGAATCTCGCCCGGCGAGGCGGTAAACTTTTCGGCATTCATGAGTAAATTCATGAGCACTTCGCGAATACGATCCGGATCGCAATAGATGGGCGGACAGGAGGGAATGTTCGTACTGATCTGGATCTCCTTCTCCTTCCGGCGGATTTCGATCTTGATGCTTTCCACACAAGATTCGATGAGCTGATTTAGTGAGCAAGCTTCCATACGAAGTTTGATCATGCCGGTGCTGACGCGGGAAAAGTCGAGCAGTGAGCTGATCAAACGGGCTAGATGATTCAAATTGTCCCGTGAAACGTTCAGTCCTTTCTCCTGTCTCTCATTGATCGGTCCAAGGCGGCCACCCAGGATAAATTCAACGTATCCTTTGGTGGAAACAAGCGGTGCTTTCAGTTCATGCGAAATGTTTGCAAGAAAGTTGGATTTTAGTTCATCCAGCTGCATCAATTCGCGGTTCGCCTGCTCCAACAGAATTTTCTTTTCCTGCGCGTCGTCACGAGTTTTTTGAAGCTGTTCGATCTTATGCTCCAGCTCTTGAGCCATCTTATTAATGCTTTCCGCCAGCATTTCAACTTCATCATCCGATACAATGTGCAAACGGTGTGTGAATTCGCCTGCCATGATTCTTGCGGTCACTTCCCGAATCTGTTTTAAGTGACGCGAGATATCTGCAGCTGCAATGAACGCAACGAGCGCCCCGATTGCGACAATGACGAATATCAGGGAAATGGTTTCCCACCATGTGGAAGCGTGAATCACACCGGTTCGCAATGCCTCTTCGGTATGCGCGTGTCCCATGAGCGCAAAAAAAGTAAGGGCAAGCGCGATCAGCATAGTAAAAGATAAAAGCAGCTTCATCAAAATGGTGTAACGAAAAGTAAAATTCTCCTCGCCCAGATCTTCTGCAATTCTGGTTCGAATCGAAATCATAGCTCCTCGAAGCATGTGGAAATGAACGAACGAGGCCGTAAGCCCCGCGCTCAAGGTGCCCAGAAAGAGGTAAAGGCGATAACTCTCAGGAATATGCAAAACTCGAATACTGTAGTAGACGACTGCGAAACCGGCAAGAAACCAGCTCCCCAGACTGAGCATCGCGGAACGCACGGAGAAAAGTGCCGCAGCGCGTTCCGCTTCTCTTGCCGATCCGGTTCCTTTCAGATAGCGAATCACCGGCAGGATTAAACGCCGGTTCCAGGGAATGGCCCACAGAGTAGAAAGGGGAATGGCAATTGCGGCGAAGTAGAACGTCTTCTTGAGCTGATCTGTCGTGAGAGTAAGAAGTTGCCAGTAATAGAGGATCAGGATTGCTGATCCGAGCAAAACAGGCAGAGCAAGTCTAAGTGTGAGTCCGTGAAAGTATGAATGATCGACCCGCTCTGGCATTGCATCCCTGCCTTCCCCTCGGACATTCGGGATTATAACATGAGTTCGTAGTAGCGACTTCAGTCGGGATGTGGTGCGGGCGACTCGCCCGCAAAGCGTAATCACTCGGCAGTCGTATCATTTTTTTCAATTATGTGCACTTTGT
This genomic window from bacterium contains:
- a CDS encoding redoxin domain-containing protein is translated as MKYSIFSVLLFLIACSSFANEPAPPLPSKSSDWLEGKPFGWSQLKGKVVLMNVWTFRCWNSYRSLPWVVSLKTKFPQMELIGIHSPEFDHEKDRNKLRETMASYKVTYPQVLDDDFAYWRQLNNRYWPAFYVVDKQGKIRGKFAGETHPNDSQAKRIEGLIEELMKESL
- the fbp gene encoding class 1 fructose-bisphosphatase encodes the protein MIPHEVMSISRHILEQQRKFPDATGEFSGLLNDITLAAKLIARDVRKAGLVNILGLTGSENVHGERVTKLDEYANRVLHEILGRGGQLCVMASEESHSILSIPEGYPHGKYVFLFDPLDGSSNIDANVTIGTIFSVHKRITAKGPGTLDDCLQPGHKQICAGYIVYGSSTMFVYTAGHGVHGFTYDPSCGEFLLSHEDIVIPSKGKYYSVNEGNYHSWDDGIKRYVDYIKEVDKPTGRPYGTRYIGSLVADVHRTLLYGGIFLYPGSVKKPEGKLRLLYEAAPLAMIIEQAGGKAISQQERILDVVPHELHQRTPLIIGSTEDVDLVQSFLSK
- a CDS encoding HAD-IA family hydrolase, translated to MSNYIWITFDCYGTLIDWELGIAAAFEKMAMATGLPFNRNQVLKLYRKYEKEEEVQYRRYRDVLTRVARRVCFDLGLQTATYDFLADSLQRWRPFPDTNAALQRLARKHKLGILSNVDNDMLAQTRKHLTVNFDLIVTAEDVSSYKPGLKHFEEAKRKIANADWIHAAQSYVHDILPCNRLGIESAWINRTHETLKDNDVKPLFNGPDLYRFANWIEGVDSSPNLLG
- a CDS encoding response regulator, whose translation is MPERVDHSYFHGLTLRLALPVLLGSAILILYYWQLLTLTTDQLKKTFYFAAIAIPLSTLWAIPWNRRLILPVIRYLKGTGSAREAERAAALFSVRSAMLSLGSWFLAGFAVVYYSIRVLHIPESYRLYLFLGTLSAGLTASFVHFHMLRGAMISIRTRIAEDLGEENFTFRYTILMKLLLSFTMLIALALTFFALMGHAHTEEALRTGVIHASTWWETISLIFVIVAIGALVAFIAAADISRHLKQIREVTARIMAGEFTHRLHIVSDDEVEMLAESINKMAQELEHKIEQLQKTRDDAQEKKILLEQANRELMQLDELKSNFLANISHELKAPLVSTKGYVEFILGGRLGPINERQEKGLNVSRDNLNHLARLISSLLDFSRVSTGMIKLRMEACSLNQLIESCVESIKIEIRRKEKEIQISTNIPSCPPIYCDPDRIREVLMNLLMNAEKFTASPGEIRIDLETPGTEDAVVKVSVADTGIGIPKEHLTKIFQRFYQVDGSSTRKYGGTGLGLAIVKEIIEGHGCKIQVESKEGAGSKFTFTLPVHRHSQETRPAKVLGARAHHPAKLVEIIEDDPDVSAMIKMLLEDEGFAVIPAKSGKDALTIAREHKPDLITLDIYLPDMNGFHLLERLRTDPLTSNIPVIVLSVLVDKEKGDSFGVFDYLEKPIDVEKLHQILGKASDLIDSREAPLKIMIVDDDTSTLEFFDECLSREGYEVSTVLGGKEALDRAKDVNPSLILLELLMDDHGGLDVLRELKSEPQTRDIPVIILSSLAELEQQNQSLLMGAEAVIAKPLELRGVVDQVKKYFGEAL
- a CDS encoding response regulator; the encoded protein is MHKILIVDDDPTLVDFLKLLLESEGYETHDAPDGETALQEISKFNPEVVLLDYMMPNMDGLDVLRHVSKHYATSFVVMLTGKGNEEVAVQCMKAGAVDYVLKPFDNERLLSVIRNALRYRESEIQRREIVSNLKDLSERLAEILSLASSIVEAAQHTAQANQLEELNLLLEEARKKVRAVQEAQAIKELAQ